A genome region from Gadus chalcogrammus isolate NIFS_2021 chromosome 5, NIFS_Gcha_1.0, whole genome shotgun sequence includes the following:
- the peli2 gene encoding E3 ubiquitin-protein ligase pellino homolog 2 isoform X2 produces the protein MFSTGQEETCAPSKDPVKYGELVVLGYNGSLPNGDRGRRKSRFALYRRTKANGVKPSTVHILNTPQASKAVNCKGQHSISYTLSRNQTVVVEYCHDKDTDMFQIGRSTESPIDFVVTDTVSGAQEGEDTPITQSTISRFACRVVCQRGPPFTARIYAAGFDSSKNIFLGEKAAKWKNPDGHMDGLTTNGVLVMHPRGGFTEESKPGVWREISVCGDVYTLRETRSAQTRGKLVEHESNVLQDGSLVDLCGATLLWRTADGLFHTPTQKHLEALRQEINAARPQCPVGLNTLAFPSMQRSRALSSLEEKQPWVYLACGHVHGYHNWGHRSEQEPNAQRECPMCRAVGPYVPLWLGCEPAFYVDTGAPTHAFVPCGHVCSEKSVKYWSEIPLPHGTHAFHAACPFCATQLGLSQGCAKLIFQGPID, from the exons gtacaATGGGTCTCTGCCAAACGGAGATCGAGGTCGGAGGAAAAGCAGATTTGCTCTCTACCGGAGGACCAAGGCCAACGGGGTTAAGCCTAGCACCGTGCACATCCTCAACACGCCACAGGCTAGCAAG gcTGTGAACTGCAAAGGCCAGCACAGTATCTCTTACACGCTGTCTCGGAACCAGACCGTGGTGGTGGAGTACTGCCacgacaaagacacagacatgTTCCAG ATCGGCCGCTCCACGGAGAGCCCCATCGACTTCGTGGTGACGGACACGGTGTCGGGGGCCCAGGAGGGCGAGGACACGCCCATCACCCAGAGCACCATCTCCCGCTTCGCCTGCCGCGTGGTCTGCCAGCGCGGCCCGCCCTTCACCGCCCGCATCTACGCCGCCGGCTTCGACTCCTCCAAGAACATCTTCCTGGGG GAGAAAGCCGCCAAGTGGAAGAACCCGGACGGTCACATGGACGGGCTGACGACCAATGGCGTGCTGGTGATGCACCCCAGGGGCGGGTTCACGGAGGAGTCAAAGCCCGGCGTCTGGAGGGAGATCTCGGTGTGCGGCGACGTGTACACGCTGAGAGAGACCCGCTCGGCCCAGACCCGGGGCAAACTG GTGGAGCACGAGAGCAACGTGCTGCAGGACGGCTCGCTGGTGGACCTGTGCGGGGCCACCCTGCTGTGGCGCACGGCCGACGGCCTCTTCCACACGCCCACGCAGAAGCACCTGGAGGCCCTGCGGCAGGAGATCAACGCGGCGCGGCCCCAGTGCCCCGTGGGCCTCAACACGCTGGCCTTCCCCAGCATGCAGCGGAGCCGCGCGCTCTCCTCCCTGGAGGAGAAGCAGCCCTGGGTCTACCTGGCGTGCGGCCACGTGCACGGCTACCACAACTGGGGCCACCGCTCGGAGCAGGAGCCCAACGCCCAGCGCGAGTGCCCCATGTGCCGCGCGGTGGGCCCCTACGTGCCGCTGTGGCTTGGCTGCGAGCCCGCCTTCTACGTGGACACGGGCGCGCCCACGCACGCCTTCGTGCCGTGCGGACACGTGTGCTCGGAGAAGTCCGTCAAGTACTGGTCGGAGATCCCCCTGCCCCACGGGACGCACGCCTTCCACGCGGCCTGCCCATTCTGCGCCACCCAGCTGGGCCTCTCCCAGGGGTGCGCCAAGCTCATCTTCCAGGGCCCCATCGACTGA
- the peli2 gene encoding E3 ubiquitin-protein ligase pellino homolog 2 isoform X1: MFSTGQEETCAPSKDPVKYGELVVLGYNGSLPNGDRGRRKSRFALYRRTKANGVKPSTVHILNTPQASKAVNCKGQHSISYTLSRNQTVVVEYCHDKDTDMFQIGRSTESPIDFVVTDTVSGAQEGEDTPITQSTISRFACRVVCQRGPPFTARIYAAGFDSSKNIFLGVSEKAAKWKNPDGHMDGLTTNGVLVMHPRGGFTEESKPGVWREISVCGDVYTLRETRSAQTRGKLVEHESNVLQDGSLVDLCGATLLWRTADGLFHTPTQKHLEALRQEINAARPQCPVGLNTLAFPSMQRSRALSSLEEKQPWVYLACGHVHGYHNWGHRSEQEPNAQRECPMCRAVGPYVPLWLGCEPAFYVDTGAPTHAFVPCGHVCSEKSVKYWSEIPLPHGTHAFHAACPFCATQLGLSQGCAKLIFQGPID, from the exons gtacaATGGGTCTCTGCCAAACGGAGATCGAGGTCGGAGGAAAAGCAGATTTGCTCTCTACCGGAGGACCAAGGCCAACGGGGTTAAGCCTAGCACCGTGCACATCCTCAACACGCCACAGGCTAGCAAG gcTGTGAACTGCAAAGGCCAGCACAGTATCTCTTACACGCTGTCTCGGAACCAGACCGTGGTGGTGGAGTACTGCCacgacaaagacacagacatgTTCCAG ATCGGCCGCTCCACGGAGAGCCCCATCGACTTCGTGGTGACGGACACGGTGTCGGGGGCCCAGGAGGGCGAGGACACGCCCATCACCCAGAGCACCATCTCCCGCTTCGCCTGCCGCGTGGTCTGCCAGCGCGGCCCGCCCTTCACCGCCCGCATCTACGCCGCCGGCTTCGACTCCTCCAAGAACATCTTCCTGGGGGTGAGC GAGAAAGCCGCCAAGTGGAAGAACCCGGACGGTCACATGGACGGGCTGACGACCAATGGCGTGCTGGTGATGCACCCCAGGGGCGGGTTCACGGAGGAGTCAAAGCCCGGCGTCTGGAGGGAGATCTCGGTGTGCGGCGACGTGTACACGCTGAGAGAGACCCGCTCGGCCCAGACCCGGGGCAAACTG GTGGAGCACGAGAGCAACGTGCTGCAGGACGGCTCGCTGGTGGACCTGTGCGGGGCCACCCTGCTGTGGCGCACGGCCGACGGCCTCTTCCACACGCCCACGCAGAAGCACCTGGAGGCCCTGCGGCAGGAGATCAACGCGGCGCGGCCCCAGTGCCCCGTGGGCCTCAACACGCTGGCCTTCCCCAGCATGCAGCGGAGCCGCGCGCTCTCCTCCCTGGAGGAGAAGCAGCCCTGGGTCTACCTGGCGTGCGGCCACGTGCACGGCTACCACAACTGGGGCCACCGCTCGGAGCAGGAGCCCAACGCCCAGCGCGAGTGCCCCATGTGCCGCGCGGTGGGCCCCTACGTGCCGCTGTGGCTTGGCTGCGAGCCCGCCTTCTACGTGGACACGGGCGCGCCCACGCACGCCTTCGTGCCGTGCGGACACGTGTGCTCGGAGAAGTCCGTCAAGTACTGGTCGGAGATCCCCCTGCCCCACGGGACGCACGCCTTCCACGCGGCCTGCCCATTCTGCGCCACCCAGCTGGGCCTCTCCCAGGGGTGCGCCAAGCTCATCTTCCAGGGCCCCATCGACTGA